A genomic region of Neisseria cinerea contains the following coding sequences:
- the nuoK gene encoding NADH-quinone oxidoreductase subunit NuoK, producing the protein MITLTHYLVLGALLFGISAMGIFMNRKNVLVLLMSIELMLLAVNFNFIAFSQHLGDTAGQIFVFFVLTVAAAESAIGLAIMVLVYRNRQTINVADLDELKG; encoded by the coding sequence ATGATTACTTTGACGCATTATCTGGTATTGGGTGCGCTCCTGTTCGGTATCAGCGCAATGGGTATCTTTATGAACCGCAAAAACGTGCTGGTATTGCTGATGTCGATCGAGCTGATGCTCTTGGCGGTGAATTTCAACTTTATCGCCTTCTCGCAACATTTGGGCGATACTGCCGGACAAATTTTCGTATTCTTCGTATTGACCGTTGCCGCTGCCGAGTCCGCCATCGGTTTGGCGATTATGGTGCTGGTGTACCGCAACCGACAAACAATCAACGTTGCCGATTTGGATGAGTTGAAAGGGTAA
- a CDS encoding NADH-quinone oxidoreductase subunit J yields MTFSAILFYILAAIVLYGAVRTVTAKNPVHAALHLVLTFCVSAMLWMLMQAEFLGVTLVVVYVGAVMVLFLFVVMMLNIDIEEMRAGFWRHAPVAGVVGTLLAVALILILVNPKTDLAAFGLMKDIPADYNNIRDLGSRIYTDYLLPFELAAVLLLLGMVAAIALVHRKTVNPKRMDPADQVKVRADQGRMRLVKMEAVKPQVESDEESEVSDGLKPEGEGKA; encoded by the coding sequence ATGACTTTTTCCGCGATTCTGTTCTATATTCTTGCCGCTATCGTTTTGTACGGTGCGGTTCGTACCGTCACTGCTAAAAACCCCGTTCACGCCGCTTTGCATCTGGTGCTGACCTTCTGCGTGAGTGCGATGCTTTGGATGCTGATGCAGGCTGAATTCTTGGGCGTGACGCTGGTGGTGGTTTACGTCGGCGCCGTGATGGTGTTGTTCCTGTTCGTCGTGATGATGTTGAACATCGACATTGAAGAAATGCGCGCCGGTTTCTGGCGTCATGCGCCGGTTGCCGGTGTGGTCGGCACATTGTTGGCGGTTGCCCTGATCCTGATTCTGGTCAACCCGAAAACCGATCTGGCCGCATTTGGTCTGATGAAAGACATTCCGGCCGATTACAACAATATCCGCGATTTGGGCAGCCGTATTTATACCGACTACCTGTTGCCGTTTGAATTGGCGGCGGTATTGTTACTGTTGGGTATGGTGGCCGCGATTGCGCTGGTTCACCGTAAAACGGTTAATCCGAAACGCATGGATCCTGCCGACCAAGTTAAAGTACGCGCCGACCAAGGCCGTATGCGTCTGGTGAAAATGGAAGCGGTCAAACCGCAAGTTGAATCTGACGAAGAAAGCGAAGTTTCAGACGGCCTCAAGCCGGAAGGGGAGGGCAAAGCATGA
- the nuoI gene encoding NADH-quinone oxidoreductase subunit NuoI, with the protein MANLVKTFLLGELVKGMGVTLKNFFARKDTIYFPEEKTPQSVRFRGLHAQRRYPNGEERCIACKLCEAVCPAMAINIESEEREDGTRRTKRYDIDLTKCIFCGFCEEACPTDAIVETHIFEYHGEKKGDLHMTKPILLAIGDKYEAEIAKRKAADAPYR; encoded by the coding sequence ATGGCTAATTTAGTAAAAACCTTCCTGCTGGGCGAATTGGTGAAAGGCATGGGCGTAACGCTCAAAAACTTCTTCGCCCGCAAAGACACGATTTACTTCCCCGAAGAAAAAACGCCGCAATCCGTGCGTTTCCGCGGCCTGCACGCGCAACGCCGTTATCCGAACGGCGAAGAGCGCTGTATTGCGTGTAAATTGTGCGAGGCAGTTTGTCCGGCAATGGCGATTAACATTGAATCGGAAGAACGCGAAGACGGCACCCGCCGCACCAAGCGTTACGACATCGACCTGACCAAGTGCATCTTCTGCGGTTTCTGCGAAGAGGCCTGCCCGACCGATGCGATTGTGGAAACCCATATTTTTGAATACCACGGCGAGAAAAAAGGCGACTTGCACATGACCAAGCCGATTCTTTTGGCCATTGGCGACAAATACGAAGCTGAAATCGCCAAACGCAAAGCCGCTGACGCGCCGTATCGTTAA
- a CDS encoding GFA family protein produces MKAQCLCGAVSLETAENRELHACHCGKCRTWGSGASFTLAARSPEITGSEHIAHYQSSEWAQRCFCKHCGTHLFVQVGNDYYINAGLFADNAGFETTSQIFIDCKAPYYDLANDTPKLTEAEFLEMVGAAG; encoded by the coding sequence ATGAAAGCTCAATGCCTGTGCGGCGCAGTATCACTGGAAACCGCCGAAAACCGCGAACTCCACGCCTGCCATTGCGGGAAATGCCGCACATGGGGCAGCGGCGCGTCTTTTACTTTGGCCGCCCGGTCGCCCGAAATCACAGGCAGCGAGCACATCGCGCATTATCAGTCGTCCGAATGGGCGCAACGCTGTTTTTGCAAACACTGCGGCACACACCTGTTTGTGCAGGTTGGCAACGATTATTACATCAACGCCGGGCTGTTTGCCGACAACGCGGGCTTTGAAACTACATCACAAATCTTTATTGATTGCAAAGCTCCGTATTATGACTTGGCCAACGATACCCCGAAGCTGACCGAAGCCGAGTTTTTAGAAATGGTGGGCGCGGCAGGTTAA
- the nuoH gene encoding NADH-quinone oxidoreductase subunit NuoH: protein MQEWFQNLFAATLGLGDLGITVGLVVSVIVKIVIILIPLILTVAYLTYFERKVIGFMQLRVGPNVTGPWGLIQPFADVFKLLFKEVTRPKLSNKALFYIGPIMSLAPSFAAWAVIPFNEEWVLTNINIGLLYILMITSLSVYGVIIAGWASNSKYSFLGAMRASAQSISYEIAMSAALVCVVMVSGSMNFSDIVAAQAKGIAGGSVFSWNWLPLFPIFIVYLISAVAETNRAPFDVAEGESEIVAGHHVEYSGFAFALFFLAEYIFMILIAALTSLMFLGGWLSPFPQSWGFIGTPSAFWMFVKMAAVLYWYLWIRATFPRYRYDQIMRLGWKVLIPIGFAYIVILGVWMISPLNLWK from the coding sequence ATGCAAGAATGGTTCCAAAACCTCTTTGCCGCAACGCTCGGTCTGGGCGATTTGGGCATCACCGTGGGCTTGGTGGTATCCGTCATCGTCAAAATCGTGATTATCCTGATTCCGCTGATTCTGACCGTTGCCTATCTGACATATTTCGAACGTAAAGTCATCGGCTTTATGCAGCTTCGTGTCGGCCCGAACGTAACCGGCCCGTGGGGTCTGATCCAGCCGTTTGCCGACGTGTTCAAACTCTTGTTTAAAGAGGTAACCCGTCCGAAGCTGTCAAACAAAGCCCTGTTTTACATCGGCCCGATTATGTCGCTCGCCCCGTCTTTCGCGGCATGGGCAGTGATTCCGTTCAACGAAGAATGGGTGCTGACCAACATTAATATTGGTCTTTTGTACATCCTGATGATTACCTCGCTTTCGGTTTACGGCGTGATCATCGCGGGCTGGGCTTCCAACTCCAAATATTCGTTCTTGGGCGCAATGCGTGCTTCCGCGCAAAGCATTTCCTACGAGATTGCCATGAGTGCCGCGCTGGTGTGCGTCGTGATGGTATCGGGCAGCATGAACTTCTCCGATATCGTTGCCGCTCAAGCCAAAGGTATTGCTGGCGGTTCGGTATTCTCTTGGAACTGGCTGCCGCTCTTCCCCATTTTCATCGTCTATCTGATTTCCGCCGTTGCCGAAACCAACCGCGCGCCGTTTGACGTGGCAGAGGGTGAATCTGAAATCGTTGCCGGTCACCACGTTGAATATTCCGGCTTCGCATTCGCGCTGTTCTTCCTCGCCGAATACATTTTCATGATTCTGATTGCCGCGCTGACATCGCTGATGTTCCTCGGTGGCTGGTTGTCTCCGTTCCCACAAAGCTGGGGCTTTATCGGCACGCCTTCCGCATTCTGGATGTTCGTGAAAATGGCGGCTGTGCTGTACTGGTATCTGTGGATACGCGCAACCTTCCCGCGCTACCGTTACGACCAAATCATGCGTTTGGGCTGGAAAGTGCTGATTCCGATCGGCTTCGCCTATATCGTGATTTTGGGCGTGTGGATGATTTCACCGCTGAATTTGTGGAAATAG
- the nuoG gene encoding NADH-quinone oxidoreductase subunit NuoG, translating into MLQIEIDGKQVSVEQGATVIEAAHKLGTYIPHFCYHKKLSIAANCRMCLVDVEKAPKPLPACATPVTDGMIVRTHSAKAREAQEGVMEFLLINHPLDCPTCDQGGECQLQDLAVGYGKTTSRYTEEKRSVVGKDMGPLVSAEEMSRCIHCTRCVRFTEEIAGVQEIAMANRGEHSEIMPFIGKAVETELSGNVIDLCPVGALTSKPFRFNARTWELNRRKSVSAHDALGSNLIVQTKDHTVRRVLPLENEAINECWLSDRDRFSYEGLYHESRLKNPKIKQGGEWMNVDWKTALEYVRSAIECIAKDGNQNQVGVWANPMNTVEELYLAKKLADGLGVKNFTTRLRQQDKRLSDGLKGAQWLGQSIESLADNDAVLVVGANLRKEQPLLTARLRRAAKDRMALSVLASSKEELFMPLLSQEAVHPDEWAGRLKNLSANAEHAVTASLKNAEKAAVILGAEVQNHPDYAAIYAAAQELADATGAVLGILPQAANSVGADVLNVNSGESVAEMANAPKQAVLLLNVEPEIDTVDGAKALAALKQAKSVIAFTPFVSETLLDVCDVLLPIAPFTETSGSFINMEGRLQSFHGVVQGFGDSRPMWKVLRVLGNLFDLKGFEYHDTAAILKDALDAESLPSKLDNRSTWTEEGVQTASDRLVRVGGVGIYHTDSIVRRSAPLQETSHAAVPAARVNPNTLARLGLQDGQTAIAKQNGASVSVAVKADAGLPENVVHLPLHTENAALGALMDTIELAGA; encoded by the coding sequence ATGTTACAAATCGAAATCGACGGCAAACAGGTATCTGTGGAGCAGGGTGCGACGGTGATTGAAGCCGCGCACAAGCTCGGTACTTATATCCCGCATTTCTGTTACCACAAAAAACTTTCCATCGCCGCCAACTGCCGTATGTGTTTGGTGGATGTGGAAAAAGCCCCCAAACCTCTGCCTGCCTGTGCCACGCCGGTTACAGACGGCATGATTGTGCGCACGCATTCGGCAAAAGCCCGAGAGGCGCAAGAAGGCGTGATGGAGTTCCTGCTCATCAACCATCCGCTTGATTGTCCGACCTGCGACCAAGGCGGCGAATGCCAGTTGCAGGATTTAGCGGTGGGCTACGGCAAAACCACCAGCCGTTATACCGAAGAAAAACGTTCCGTCGTCGGCAAAGACATGGGTCCTTTGGTTTCCGCCGAGGAAATGAGCCGTTGTATCCACTGTACCCGTTGCGTTCGTTTCACTGAAGAAATCGCCGGCGTGCAAGAAATCGCTATGGCCAACCGCGGCGAACATTCCGAGATCATGCCTTTTATCGGAAAAGCAGTGGAAACCGAATTGTCAGGCAACGTCATCGATTTGTGTCCTGTCGGCGCATTGACCAGCAAACCGTTCCGCTTCAACGCGCGTACTTGGGAATTGAACCGCCGCAAATCCGTTTCCGCCCATGACGCTTTGGGCAGCAACCTGATTGTACAAACCAAAGACCATACCGTCCGCCGCGTGTTGCCGTTGGAAAACGAAGCTATAAACGAATGCTGGCTGTCCGACCGCGACCGTTTCTCCTACGAAGGCCTGTATCACGAAAGCCGTCTGAAAAACCCGAAAATCAAACAGGGCGGCGAGTGGATGAATGTGGATTGGAAAACCGCACTGGAATATGTCCGCAGCGCGATTGAATGTATCGCCAAAGACGGCAACCAAAACCAAGTCGGCGTTTGGGCCAATCCGATGAATACGGTTGAAGAGCTGTATCTGGCTAAGAAACTTGCCGACGGCTTGGGTGTTAAAAACTTTACCACCCGTTTGCGCCAACAAGACAAACGTCTTTCAGACGGCCTTAAAGGTGCGCAATGGTTGGGACAAAGCATTGAATCTTTGGCTGACAACGATGCCGTATTGGTAGTCGGTGCGAACTTGCGCAAAGAACAGCCGCTCCTGACCGCCCGTCTGCGCCGCGCCGCCAAAGACCGTATGGCCTTGAGCGTATTGGCCAGCAGCAAAGAAGAATTGTTTATGCCGCTTCTGTCCCAAGAAGCCGTACATCCCGACGAGTGGGCAGGCCGTCTGAAAAACCTGTCTGCCAATGCGGAACACGCCGTTACCGCCAGCCTGAAAAACGCTGAAAAAGCAGCGGTGATTTTGGGCGCGGAAGTGCAAAACCATCCTGATTACGCCGCCATTTATGCCGCCGCGCAAGAGCTGGCAGACGCGACCGGCGCAGTGCTGGGCATTTTGCCGCAAGCCGCCAACAGCGTTGGTGCGGATGTCTTGAATGTAAACTCCGGCGAGAGCGTTGCCGAAATGGCAAACGCGCCGAAACAGGCAGTCTTGCTGCTCAACGTCGAGCCTGAAATCGATACGGTGGACGGCGCAAAAGCCCTAGCCGCGCTGAAACAGGCGAAAAGCGTGATAGCGTTTACGCCGTTTGTCAGCGAAACGCTGCTGGACGTGTGCGACGTGTTGTTGCCGATTGCACCGTTTACCGAAACCTCAGGCAGCTTCATCAATATGGAAGGCCGTCTGCAATCCTTCCACGGCGTGGTACAAGGCTTCGGCGATTCGCGTCCGATGTGGAAAGTATTGCGCGTATTGGGCAACCTGTTTGACCTGAAAGGTTTTGAATACCACGATACCGCTGCGATTCTGAAAGATGCGCTGGATGCAGAAAGCCTGCCGTCTAAACTGGACAACCGCAGCACATGGACAGAGGAGGGCGTTCAGACGGCCTCAGATCGTCTCGTCCGTGTCGGCGGCGTCGGTATTTATCACACTGATTCTATCGTGCGCCGTTCCGCACCGTTGCAAGAAACCAGCCATGCCGCCGTGCCTGCCGCGCGTGTGAATCCGAACACGTTGGCGCGCTTAGGCCTGCAAGACGGACAAACTGCTATCGCCAAACAAAACGGCGCAAGCGTATCGGTTGCTGTCAAAGCCGATGCCGGTTTGCCTGAAAACGTGGTGCATCTGCCGCTGCATACCGAAAATGCCGCGCTGGGTGCGTTGATGGACACTATTGAACTGGCGGGAGCTTGA
- the nuoF gene encoding NADH-quinone oxidoreductase subunit NuoF yields the protein MAIYQSGVIFDQVDTANPDCWTLDEYVKRGGYTALRKILSENISQTDVIDEVKTSGLRGRGGAGFPAGLKWSFMPRSFPGEKYVVCNTDEGEPGTFKDRDIIMFNPHALIEGMIIAGYAMGAKAGYNYIHGEIFEGYQRFEAALEQARAAGFLGKNILGSDFEFELFAHHGYGAYICGEETALLESLEGKKGQPRFKPPFPASFGLYGKPTTINNTETFSSVPFIIRDGGQAFADKGIPNAGGTKLFCISGHVERPGNYEVPLGTPFAEILKMAGGMRGGKKLKAVIPGGSSAPVLPADIMMQTNMDYDSISKAGSMLGSGAIIVMDEDVCMVKALERLSYFYYDESCGQCTPCREGTGWLYRIVHRIVEGKGRMEDLELLDSVGNQMAGRTICALADAAVFPVRSFTKHFRDEFVHYIEHGGPMKPNKWC from the coding sequence ATGGCTATTTACCAATCAGGCGTGATTTTTGACCAAGTGGATACCGCCAATCCCGATTGCTGGACATTGGACGAATACGTCAAACGTGGCGGTTATACCGCCCTGCGTAAAATCCTGTCCGAAAACATCTCGCAAACCGATGTGATTGACGAAGTCAAAACCTCCGGTTTGCGCGGTCGTGGCGGTGCGGGCTTCCCGGCCGGCTTGAAATGGAGCTTTATGCCCCGTTCCTTCCCGGGCGAAAAATATGTGGTTTGTAACACCGACGAAGGCGAGCCGGGTACATTTAAAGACCGCGACATCATCATGTTCAATCCTCATGCCCTGATTGAAGGCATGATTATTGCCGGTTATGCGATGGGTGCGAAAGCCGGCTACAACTATATCCACGGCGAGATTTTTGAAGGCTATCAACGCTTTGAAGCCGCTTTGGAGCAGGCGCGTGCCGCAGGCTTTTTGGGTAAAAATATTTTGGGTTCGGATTTTGAATTTGAACTCTTCGCCCACCACGGCTACGGCGCATATATTTGCGGCGAAGAAACTGCATTGCTCGAATCGTTGGAAGGCAAAAAAGGCCAGCCGCGCTTCAAACCGCCATTCCCTGCCTCGTTCGGCCTGTACGGCAAACCGACCACTATCAACAATACCGAAACGTTCTCCTCTGTCCCCTTCATTATCCGTGATGGCGGACAGGCGTTTGCCGACAAAGGTATTCCGAATGCAGGCGGTACCAAATTGTTCTGTATTTCCGGTCATGTCGAGCGCCCGGGCAACTATGAAGTGCCGTTAGGCACGCCGTTTGCCGAAATCCTGAAAATGGCGGGCGGTATGCGCGGCGGCAAAAAACTCAAAGCCGTTATCCCCGGCGGTTCGTCCGCGCCGGTATTGCCTGCCGACATCATGATGCAGACCAATATGGACTACGACTCGATTTCCAAAGCGGGATCAATGTTGGGTTCCGGCGCGATTATCGTGATGGACGAAGATGTGTGCATGGTCAAAGCCCTTGAGCGTCTGAGCTATTTCTACTACGACGAGTCTTGCGGTCAATGTACGCCTTGTCGTGAAGGTACGGGCTGGCTCTACCGTATCGTCCACCGCATCGTAGAAGGCAAAGGCCGCATGGAAGACTTGGAGTTGCTCGATTCCGTCGGCAACCAAATGGCCGGCCGCACCATCTGCGCCCTCGCCGATGCCGCCGTCTTCCCTGTCCGCAGCTTTACCAAGCATTTCCGTGATGAGTTTGTGCATTACATCGAACACGGCGGACCGATGAAACCGAATAAGTGGTGCTAA
- a CDS encoding DUF1643 domain-containing protein — MEYIIDIYETDELNKYRFALGSISEKTLFVFGINPSTADDKEPDPTIRKVMGFAEENGYISFVMFNLYPQRATNPNDLPQEASKEIIQKNVEIISKLISQQVTSDILLAWGGLFYSRAYFSDCLKQLYENLKQYPINWLRIGEFLKSGQPRHPLYAAYSNELKKMDMLNFLEKI; from the coding sequence ATGGAATACATAATAGATATTTATGAAACAGATGAATTAAATAAATATCGTTTTGCATTAGGATCTATATCTGAAAAAACGCTTTTTGTTTTTGGTATTAATCCTAGTACTGCAGATGACAAAGAACCTGATCCTACAATTAGAAAAGTCATGGGTTTTGCTGAGGAAAATGGATATATAAGTTTTGTAATGTTTAATTTGTATCCACAAAGAGCAACGAATCCTAATGATTTACCGCAAGAAGCTAGTAAAGAAATTATACAAAAAAATGTTGAAATCATTTCTAAATTGATTTCGCAACAAGTAACAAGTGATATTTTGTTGGCTTGGGGTGGTTTATTTTATTCTAGAGCGTATTTTTCCGACTGCTTAAAACAGCTTTACGAAAACTTAAAACAGTACCCTATAAATTGGTTAAGAATTGGGGAGTTTTTAAAGAGCGGACAACCTCGACACCCATTATATGCAGCGTATAGTAACGAATTAAAGAAAATGGACATGCTGAATTTTTTGGAGAAAATTTAG
- the nuoE gene encoding NADH-quinone oxidoreductase subunit NuoE: MLSAESLKQIDIELAKYPADQRRSAIMGALRIAQTEKGWLAPETIAFVADYIGISPAQAYEVATFYNMYDLEPVGKYKLTVCTNLPCALRGGMATGEYLKQKLGIGYGETTPDGKFTLVEGECMGACGDAPVMLVNNHSMCSFMTEEAIDKKLAELK; the protein is encoded by the coding sequence ATGTTATCCGCAGAATCTTTAAAACAAATTGACATTGAGTTGGCAAAATATCCTGCCGACCAACGCCGCAGCGCCATCATGGGCGCGTTGCGTATCGCCCAAACCGAAAAAGGCTGGCTTGCTCCCGAGACCATCGCCTTTGTTGCAGACTATATCGGCATCTCGCCTGCACAAGCCTACGAAGTCGCTACTTTCTACAATATGTACGACCTTGAGCCTGTCGGTAAATACAAACTGACCGTTTGTACCAACCTGCCCTGCGCCCTGCGCGGCGGTATGGCTACCGGCGAATACCTCAAACAAAAACTCGGTATCGGCTACGGCGAAACCACGCCTGACGGCAAATTTACCCTTGTCGAAGGCGAATGCATGGGCGCATGTGGTGACGCTCCGGTCATGCTGGTCAACAACCACAGTATGTGCAGCTTTATGACCGAAGAAGCGATTGACAAGAAACTTGCCGAACTGAAATAA
- the nuoD gene encoding NADH dehydrogenase (quinone) subunit D codes for MANKLRNYTINFGPQHPAAHGVLRMILELEGETIVRADPHIGLLHRGTEKLAETKTYLQALPYMDRLDYVSMMVNEQAYCLAVEKLAGIDVPIRAQYIRVMFAEVTRILNHLMGIGSHAFDIGAMTAILYAFRDREELMDLYEAVSGARMHAAYFRPGGVYRDLPDFMPKYESSKFRNAKVLKQLNESREGTMLDFIDAFCERFPKNIDTLETLLTDNRIWKQRTVGIGVVTPERAMQKGFTGVMLRGSGVEWDVRKTQPYEVYDKMDFDIPVGVNGDCYDRYLCRMEEMRQSVRIIKQCSEWLRVNPGPVITTNHKFAPPKRTEMKTGMEDLIHHFKLFTEGMHVPEGETYTAVEHPKGEFGVYIISDGANKPYRLKIRAPGFAHLQGMDEMAKGHMLADVVAIIGTQDIVFGEVDR; via the coding sequence GTGGCCAATAAATTAAGAAACTACACCATCAACTTCGGCCCGCAACACCCTGCGGCGCACGGCGTATTGCGTATGATTTTGGAGTTGGAGGGCGAAACCATCGTCCGTGCCGACCCACATATCGGCCTCCTGCACCGAGGTACCGAAAAACTGGCAGAAACCAAAACCTATCTGCAAGCCCTGCCCTATATGGACCGCTTGGATTACGTTTCCATGATGGTCAACGAGCAGGCGTATTGTTTGGCAGTAGAAAAACTTGCCGGAATTGATGTACCTATCCGCGCCCAGTATATTCGCGTGATGTTCGCCGAAGTAACGCGCATCCTCAATCACTTGATGGGCATCGGTTCACACGCCTTCGACATTGGCGCGATGACCGCCATCCTTTACGCCTTCCGCGACCGCGAAGAGCTGATGGACTTGTACGAAGCCGTGTCCGGCGCGCGTATGCACGCAGCCTACTTCCGTCCCGGCGGCGTTTACCGCGACCTGCCCGACTTCATGCCTAAATACGAGAGCAGCAAATTCCGCAATGCCAAAGTATTGAAGCAGCTCAATGAATCCCGCGAAGGCACCATGCTCGACTTTATCGATGCCTTCTGCGAACGTTTCCCGAAAAACATCGATACACTTGAAACCCTCCTGACCGACAACCGTATTTGGAAACAGCGTACAGTCGGCATCGGCGTTGTCACTCCTGAGCGCGCCATGCAAAAAGGCTTTACCGGGGTGATGTTACGCGGTTCCGGCGTGGAATGGGACGTGCGTAAGACACAGCCTTACGAAGTGTACGACAAAATGGATTTCGACATCCCCGTCGGCGTCAACGGCGACTGCTACGACCGTTACCTCTGCCGCATGGAAGAAATGCGTCAATCCGTGCGTATCATCAAACAATGTTCCGAGTGGTTGCGTGTCAATCCGGGTCCGGTCATTACCACAAACCACAAATTTGCTCCGCCCAAACGTACCGAAATGAAAACAGGTATGGAAGACCTGATTCACCATTTCAAACTCTTTACCGAGGGTATGCACGTTCCCGAGGGCGAGACCTACACCGCTGTCGAACATCCGAAAGGCGAGTTCGGCGTTTACATCATTTCAGACGGCGCAAACAAACCCTACCGCCTGAAAATCCGCGCACCCGGCTTCGCCCACCTGCAAGGCATGGACGAAATGGCAAAAGGCCACATGCTGGCCGACGTCGTTGCCATCATCGGTACGCAGGACATCGTATTCGGGGAGGTTGACCGATAA
- a CDS encoding NADH-quinone oxidoreductase subunit C → MASIQNLYETVVSVLGDQASKVISALGEITVECLPEHYISVMTTLRDHEELHFELLVDLCGVDYSTYKNELWQGKRFAVVSQLLSVKNNQRIRVRVWVSDDDFPVVESVVDIYNSADWYEREAFDMYGIMFNNHPDLRRILTDYGFVGHPFRKDFPISGYVEMRYDEEQKRVIYQPVTIEPREITPRIVREENYGGQ, encoded by the coding sequence ATGGCAAGCATTCAAAACTTATACGAAACCGTCGTCAGTGTGCTTGGCGATCAGGCAAGCAAAGTCATTTCAGCTTTGGGCGAAATTACCGTCGAGTGTCTGCCTGAACACTATATTTCAGTCATGACCACGCTGCGCGACCATGAAGAACTGCATTTCGAGCTTCTGGTTGACTTGTGCGGTGTCGATTACAGCACTTATAAAAACGAATTATGGCAGGGCAAGCGCTTTGCCGTCGTCAGCCAGCTGCTTTCCGTTAAAAACAATCAGCGCATCCGCGTGCGCGTCTGGGTTTCAGACGACGACTTCCCCGTAGTCGAATCCGTAGTCGATATTTACAACAGTGCGGATTGGTACGAGCGCGAAGCCTTCGATATGTACGGCATCATGTTCAACAACCATCCGGACTTGCGCCGCATCCTGACCGATTACGGTTTCGTCGGACATCCGTTCCGCAAAGATTTCCCGATTTCCGGTTATGTGGAAATGCGTTACGACGAAGAGCAAAAACGCGTGATTTACCAACCTGTTACCATTGAGCCGCGCGAGATCACGCCGCGTATCGTCCGTGAGGAGAACTACGGTGGCCAATAA
- a CDS encoding NuoB/complex I 20 kDa subunit family protein: protein MGIEGVLKKGFITTSADTVLNYMRTGSLWPVTFGLACCAVEMMHAGMARYDLDRFGIIFRPSPRQADLMIVAGTLTNKMAPALRRVYDQLAEPRWVLSMGSCANGGGYYHYSYSVVRGADRVVPVDVYVPGCPPTAEALIYGLIQLQQKIKRTSTIARDE from the coding sequence ATGGGAATAGAAGGCGTTTTGAAAAAAGGTTTCATCACCACCAGCGCGGATACGGTGTTGAACTATATGCGTACCGGTTCATTGTGGCCGGTTACTTTCGGTTTGGCCTGCTGCGCCGTAGAAATGATGCATGCGGGCATGGCGCGTTACGACCTTGACCGCTTTGGCATCATTTTCCGTCCGTCCCCCCGTCAGGCCGACCTGATGATTGTGGCAGGTACGCTGACCAACAAAATGGCGCCTGCCCTGCGCCGCGTATACGACCAGCTCGCCGAGCCGCGCTGGGTATTGTCTATGGGCTCGTGTGCCAACGGCGGCGGCTATTATCACTATTCTTATTCCGTTGTGCGCGGTGCCGACCGCGTCGTGCCGGTAGATGTTTATGTGCCGGGTTGTCCACCGACTGCGGAAGCTCTGATTTACGGCCTGATTCAGCTCCAACAAAAAATCAAGCGCACTTCCACCATCGCGCGTGATGAGTAA
- a CDS encoding NADH-quinone oxidoreductase subunit A codes for MLSAYFPVFVFILVGLAAGVLFILLGTILGPKRHYAEKDAPYECGFEAFENARMKFDVRYYLVAILFILFDLEVAFMLPWAVVFKDLGAYGFWSMLVFIVVLTVGFIYEWKKGALEWE; via the coding sequence ATGTTGTCCGCTTACTTTCCCGTCTTTGTCTTTATCCTTGTCGGTCTTGCAGCCGGCGTGCTGTTTATCCTGCTCGGCACGATTTTAGGCCCGAAACGCCACTACGCCGAAAAAGACGCGCCTTACGAATGCGGTTTCGAAGCCTTTGAAAACGCAAGGATGAAGTTCGACGTGCGCTATTACCTCGTCGCCATCCTCTTCATCCTCTTCGATTTGGAGGTCGCGTTCATGTTGCCGTGGGCAGTCGTGTTCAAAGATTTGGGCGCGTACGGCTTTTGGTCTATGCTGGTGTTTATCGTCGTTCTGACGGTAGGCTTTATTTACGAATGGAAAAAAGGTGCGCTGGAATGGGAATAG